In a genomic window of Aggregatimonas sangjinii:
- the clpP gene encoding ATP-dependent Clp endopeptidase proteolytic subunit ClpP, whose product MDYGKEFKNYAINHQGINSNYYDQIISSMYPINMTPNIIEERQMNVIAMDVYSRLMMDRIIFLGTGINDQVANIVQAQLLFLESVDASKDIQIYINSPGGSVYAGLGIYDTMQFIKPDVATICTGMAASMGAVLLCAGEKGKRSGLTHSRVMIHQPMGGAQGQASDIEITAREILKLKDELYEIIASHSGQTVKKVTEDSDRDYWMKADVAKEYGMIDEILVRDKS is encoded by the coding sequence ATGGATTACGGAAAAGAATTCAAAAATTACGCAATAAACCATCAAGGCATCAACAGCAACTACTACGATCAGATTATAAGTAGTATGTATCCCATCAATATGACTCCGAATATCATCGAAGAGCGTCAAATGAACGTTATCGCTATGGATGTGTATTCCAGATTGATGATGGACCGTATCATCTTTTTGGGAACCGGCATTAATGATCAGGTAGCCAACATCGTTCAGGCGCAGCTGTTGTTTTTAGAGAGTGTCGATGCCTCCAAAGACATTCAGATTTATATCAATTCCCCAGGCGGTAGTGTTTACGCAGGACTTGGCATTTACGACACCATGCAGTTCATAAAACCGGACGTTGCCACAATCTGTACGGGTATGGCGGCCTCTATGGGGGCAGTATTGCTTTGTGCAGGGGAAAAAGGCAAACGAAGCGGACTAACCCATTCGCGGGTCATGATTCACCAACCTATGGGAGGCGCGCAAGGCCAGGCCAGCGATATCGAAATTACTGCGCGTGAAATCCTTAAATTAAAGGACGAATTGTATGAAATAATCGCCAGCCATTCAGGACAAACGGTCAAAAAAGTGACCGAAGATAGCGATCGTGACTATTGGATGAAGGCTGATGTTGCCAAGGAATATGGTATGATCGATGAGATTTTGGTAAGGGATAAGAGCTAA
- the clpX gene encoding ATP-dependent Clp protease ATP-binding subunit ClpX: MAKENLECSFCGRKKPDTNLLIAGLDAHICDRCIEQAHGIVAEESKQTKTNDLSAELVLKKPLEIKEFLDTFIIGQERTKKVMAVAVYNHYKRLLQPSSKDSDIEIQKSNIVMVGQTGTGKTLMAKTIARMLNVPLAIVDATVLTEAGYVGEDVESILTRLLQAADYNLEKAERGIVFIDEIDKIARKGDNPSITRDVSGEGVQQGLLKLLEGTVVNVPPKGGRKHPDQKFIEVNTENILFIAGGAFDGIERAITKRLNMQAVGYSASKSDENLDETNMLQYIIPKDLKEFGLIPEIIGRLPVLTHMNPLDKKTLLAILTEPKNAIIKQYEKLFDMDGISFKITEQALDYIVDKAIEYKLGARGLRSLCEAIFTDAMFEMPSSGETEFKVTKPYAEDKISYETIKKLKAVS; this comes from the coding sequence ATGGCAAAGGAAAATTTAGAATGCTCTTTTTGCGGACGCAAGAAACCGGACACGAATCTTTTGATTGCGGGTCTTGACGCCCATATTTGCGATCGTTGCATCGAACAGGCCCACGGTATCGTTGCCGAAGAATCGAAGCAGACCAAAACCAATGACCTCTCTGCCGAACTTGTTCTTAAGAAGCCTTTGGAAATCAAGGAATTTCTAGACACTTTCATCATAGGCCAGGAACGCACCAAAAAGGTGATGGCGGTCGCGGTATACAACCACTACAAACGTCTTTTGCAACCCAGTTCAAAAGACAGTGATATTGAAATTCAAAAAAGTAATATCGTCATGGTCGGGCAGACCGGTACCGGAAAGACGCTTATGGCAAAAACCATAGCGCGTATGCTTAACGTGCCCTTGGCCATAGTCGACGCTACGGTACTCACCGAAGCCGGCTATGTAGGTGAGGATGTTGAGAGTATTCTTACCCGTTTGTTACAGGCCGCCGATTACAATTTGGAGAAGGCCGAACGAGGTATCGTTTTTATAGATGAAATCGATAAAATAGCCCGTAAGGGCGATAATCCATCAATTACCAGGGATGTTTCCGGTGAAGGGGTGCAGCAAGGACTTTTAAAGTTGCTTGAGGGTACGGTCGTCAACGTACCGCCAAAAGGGGGCAGAAAGCATCCGGACCAAAAATTCATCGAGGTAAATACCGAAAACATATTGTTTATTGCAGGGGGCGCCTTCGATGGTATCGAGCGAGCCATTACCAAGCGATTGAATATGCAAGCGGTGGGGTACAGTGCCTCGAAATCGGATGAGAATCTAGACGAGACCAATATGCTACAATATATCATTCCGAAAGATTTAAAAGAGTTCGGTCTGATTCCCGAGATCATCGGTCGATTACCGGTGTTAACGCACATGAACCCGCTTGACAAGAAAACATTACTGGCCATTCTGACCGAGCCAAAGAACGCCATCATCAAACAATATGAAAAGTTGTTCGATATGGACGGTATTTCGTTCAAGATTACCGAGCAGGCGTTGGATTACATTGTTGACAAGGCCATTGAATATAAATTGGGGGCTCGAGGGTTACGATCTCTATGTGAGGCGATTTTTACGGACGCCATGTTCGAGATGCCCAGTAGTGGTGAAACCGAATTCAAGGTAACGAAACCCTACGCAGAAGATAAAATCTCTTATGAAACCATCAAAAAGCTCAAGGCGGTTTCTTAG
- a CDS encoding helix-turn-helix domain-containing protein, translated as MNVPAVLNFLLIAGAVQGFAFNIGTFLVRKKIERPVVLLNLLVFFLSLNNLQSWLITKGFVFDHFFLKHFVFPWYVLILPMFYAFLIYYLNLEKRRIPFLRLSIAVFIAELLARSIVLVLVDQGVLDFDAISTYNALEDAITLLYSLFIFGKAVRLIFNYSDLYPDILPFDDLNWIKRFIKWGGIIFVLWGIAVLLNIFSDAIKAPHSYYPLRIASSVLIYWIGYQAFFRYVLLKDRVVIRRQIGLTDETTPASLTHNVSRKSEKQEAEFNKIHHYIVGQKKYYDPALSLERLSEELDMSTGKLSTLVNQISQRNFSDYINGLRIDDAKKLLSDTDFKDYTIVAIGLECGFNSKSTFYTAFKKFTGQTPTAYRKYHSSRG; from the coding sequence ATGAATGTTCCCGCTGTCCTGAATTTTTTATTGATCGCTGGCGCTGTCCAAGGATTTGCCTTCAATATCGGCACCTTCTTGGTGCGAAAGAAAATCGAAAGACCGGTGGTGCTTTTGAACCTGCTGGTGTTTTTCCTTTCGCTGAACAATTTGCAATCGTGGCTCATCACAAAAGGCTTTGTATTTGATCATTTCTTCCTAAAACATTTTGTTTTTCCATGGTACGTACTGATACTGCCCATGTTCTATGCCTTTTTGATCTATTATTTGAATCTTGAGAAAAGGCGCATCCCCTTTCTTCGATTAAGCATTGCTGTTTTTATTGCAGAATTGTTGGCGAGGAGCATCGTACTGGTTTTGGTCGATCAGGGTGTCTTGGATTTTGATGCGATTTCGACCTACAATGCACTTGAAGATGCCATAACCCTGCTGTATTCCTTGTTTATATTCGGTAAGGCCGTGCGATTGATTTTCAATTATTCCGACCTTTATCCCGACATACTTCCGTTTGACGATTTAAATTGGATCAAACGGTTCATTAAATGGGGCGGAATCATTTTTGTTCTTTGGGGAATTGCCGTTTTGCTCAATATTTTCTCCGATGCTATCAAAGCACCGCATAGTTACTATCCCCTTCGTATCGCTTCTTCTGTATTGATTTATTGGATAGGGTACCAGGCGTTCTTTCGATATGTTTTGTTGAAAGACCGTGTCGTTATCCGGCGCCAGATTGGCCTTACGGATGAAACTACCCCGGCTAGCTTGACCCACAACGTGAGTAGAAAGAGCGAAAAGCAGGAAGCGGAGTTCAATAAAATACACCACTACATTGTAGGGCAAAAAAAGTATTACGACCCCGCGCTAAGTCTTGAAAGACTTTCTGAAGAGCTTGACATGAGTACGGGAAAACTCTCGACCTTGGTCAATCAAATTAGCCAGCGGAATTTTTCCGATTATATCAATGGGCTGCGTATAGATGATGCCAAAAAATTACTATCCGATACGGACTTCAAAGACTATACGATAGTCGCCATCGGCTTGGAATGCGGTTTTAACTCCAAATCTACCTTTTATACCGCTTTCAAGAAATTTACCGGTCAGACCCCCACAGCATACCGCAAGTACCATTCTTCACGAGGCTAA
- a CDS encoding GH3 auxin-responsive promoter family protein: MPIPLFNSIASWLLKKRYHQIELFLKYPGEVQEEVLHQLLDIAEDTEIGKQYGFESITNYETFRSRLPIVSYEEIEPMIERTRKGEQNVFWPTSIKWFAKSSGTTNAKSKFIPVSEEALEDCHFKSGKDMLCLYLNNNENSQLFTGKGLRLGGSKELYEDNGSFFGDLSAILIDNMPLWAELSSTPGSKVSLMSEWEKKLPAIIHESTQEKVTSLSGVPSWMLVLLNGVLEQTGKENLFEVWEHLEVYFHGGVSFNPYKEQYRKLLPGHQFKYYEIYNASEGFFAIQDRNDANDLLLMLDYGIFYEFIPMDEYGTPKQKAIPLWEVKLDTNYAIVITTNAGLWRYKIGDTVRFTSISPYRIKVTGRTKHHINVFGEELIIENAEEALKNICVKTGAEIKDYTAGPIFMAGKEKGAHEWIIEFRKRPADLNYFTEFLDTALKSLNSDYEAKRHNNTTLKMPTVHAARENLFYDWLKSKDKLGGQHKIPRLSNKRDYIEELLRMNG, from the coding sequence ATGCCCATACCATTATTCAATTCGATTGCCTCGTGGTTGCTGAAAAAGCGGTATCATCAAATCGAACTTTTTTTGAAATATCCTGGGGAAGTTCAAGAAGAAGTTTTGCACCAGTTGCTCGATATCGCCGAGGATACCGAAATAGGGAAACAGTATGGGTTTGAGTCCATTACCAATTACGAGACCTTTAGGAGCAGACTGCCGATCGTTTCTTACGAAGAAATAGAACCCATGATCGAACGCACCCGAAAGGGTGAGCAAAATGTATTTTGGCCGACCTCCATCAAATGGTTTGCCAAGAGTAGTGGTACTACCAATGCCAAAAGCAAGTTTATCCCGGTAAGCGAAGAGGCTTTAGAAGATTGCCATTTTAAGTCGGGCAAAGACATGCTCTGTCTGTACCTGAACAATAATGAGAATTCACAACTATTTACCGGAAAGGGGCTCCGTTTGGGCGGGAGTAAGGAACTTTATGAAGACAATGGTTCGTTTTTCGGAGACCTTTCCGCAATTCTCATAGACAATATGCCTCTGTGGGCAGAGCTAAGCAGTACGCCCGGCAGTAAAGTTTCACTGATGAGCGAATGGGAAAAGAAACTGCCGGCCATCATACACGAAAGCACCCAGGAAAAGGTCACTAGTCTGTCCGGGGTGCCTTCCTGGATGCTCGTTCTTTTAAACGGGGTGCTCGAGCAGACCGGTAAAGAAAACCTGTTCGAGGTCTGGGAACACCTAGAGGTGTATTTTCACGGGGGAGTCAGTTTTAATCCGTATAAAGAACAATACCGTAAACTACTGCCGGGTCATCAATTTAAATACTACGAAATCTACAATGCTTCGGAAGGTTTTTTCGCCATTCAAGATCGAAACGATGCAAACGACCTCCTGTTGATGCTCGATTATGGTATTTTTTACGAATTCATTCCTATGGATGAGTATGGTACGCCTAAACAAAAAGCCATTCCGCTCTGGGAAGTGAAATTAGACACGAACTACGCGATAGTTATAACCACCAATGCTGGTTTGTGGCGCTACAAGATTGGGGATACCGTGCGTTTTACTTCAATTTCGCCTTATCGTATTAAAGTTACGGGACGTACCAAACACCACATTAATGTGTTCGGGGAAGAACTCATTATAGAAAATGCGGAAGAGGCTTTGAAGAATATTTGTGTGAAAACAGGGGCGGAAATAAAGGATTACACCGCAGGACCGATTTTTATGGCCGGTAAGGAAAAAGGGGCACATGAATGGATTATAGAATTCAGGAAGCGGCCCGCAGATCTTAACTATTTTACCGAGTTTCTTGATACGGCCTTGAAGTCACTGAATTCCGACTATGAAGCCAAACGCCACAACAATACTACCTTGAAAATGCCTACGGTGCATGCGGCCCGTGAAAACCTTTTCTATGATTGGCTTAAATCAAAGGATAAGCTGGGAGGGCAACACAAGATTCCACGGCTTTCGAACAAAAGGGATTATATTGAAGAACTGCTTAGAATGAATGGCTAA
- a CDS encoding DUF2797 domain-containing protein, which translates to MQYEGVLRKMQTEIGNPIQYYMVFEDDFLNLNQVLEKNLKIDFIKHQCLNCRNDRPIFRQGFCKSCFYEIPLAGDWIMRPELSTAHLGKEDRDLQYEKKVQLQPHIVYLANSSNIKVGVTRKTQVPTRWIDQGAHEAIEIVEVPNRYLAGVTEVALKDHIGDKTNWRKMLTNTVEDENLVEWRNRLKQYIPEEALEYFIESNQETHLEFPVLRYPKKVKSLNLDKTPNYKGMLKGIKGQYLIFEDDTVFNVRGSEGYYVGLQIN; encoded by the coding sequence ATGCAGTACGAAGGAGTTTTACGAAAAATGCAGACTGAAATCGGCAATCCTATTCAATATTACATGGTATTTGAGGATGATTTCCTGAACCTGAACCAAGTACTGGAAAAGAACCTGAAAATCGATTTTATAAAGCACCAATGCTTGAACTGTAGAAATGACAGGCCGATCTTTAGGCAAGGATTTTGTAAAAGCTGTTTTTATGAGATCCCGTTGGCCGGGGATTGGATCATGAGGCCCGAATTGAGCACCGCGCATTTGGGAAAGGAGGACAGGGACCTGCAATACGAAAAGAAAGTACAATTGCAGCCCCATATCGTATACCTGGCCAACTCCAGTAATATCAAGGTAGGTGTTACGCGAAAGACCCAGGTACCGACCCGATGGATAGACCAGGGTGCCCATGAAGCCATCGAAATCGTAGAAGTACCAAATCGCTATTTGGCCGGCGTTACCGAGGTAGCCTTAAAAGACCATATCGGCGATAAGACCAATTGGCGCAAAATGCTTACCAATACCGTTGAGGATGAAAACTTGGTGGAATGGCGCAACCGATTGAAGCAATATATTCCAGAGGAGGCACTTGAATATTTTATAGAAAGTAATCAGGAAACGCATCTTGAGTTTCCCGTTTTACGCTATCCCAAAAAAGTAAAAAGCCTTAATCTGGACAAGACCCCGAATTATAAAGGGATGCTGAAAGGCATAAAAGGACAGTATCTCATTTTTGAGGATGATACTGTTTTTAACGTACGAGGGAGCGAGGGATATTATGTGGGCTTGCAAATTAATTGA
- a CDS encoding AsmA-like C-terminal region-containing protein yields MKKKILKIVGIVLLLILVVLVAAPFVLEAKIGELIKNNVNNNVNATLDFSEANLSLIASFPNAEVSLANTTLITNAPFEGDTLFAAEVVSLKMGIGELFKGADDPIGIKNLTINGAKLHVKVNEEELANYDIGKDSGSTENETAASDGFTLDLQSYEITDSEVIYDDRAAAIHLVVSGIQHKGTGDLSATTSELDTHTEALVSFELDSTNYLNKNSVQLDALIGVDLTENKYSFLENEALVNQLPLVFDGFVKVNEENQEVDISFKTPSSDFKNFLAVIPAEYSKNIENVKTTGDFTVTGKFNGVVDETHIPKFDIKINSDNASFKYPDLPKSVRNVFIDVDIVNASGIVEDTYVTIDKLSFMIDEDKFNMVSKITDLMGNTKVDAHVDGTMNLANISKAYPVPADLKLKGILNADVTTAFDMASIEKQRYQNTKTSGMLKVADFEYSSPEIPNPVRISAVGMTFNPTTVSLNELNGTTGTTDFNAKGTINNLLGFMFNDEQVEGNFDLNSNTFALKDFMVADEVSNDGDGDGSDQKEEPVSSEEKIKIPSFLDANINVAANTVLYDNLELKNVKGNLRIKDEKAVLSNMTSSMFDGKVSFAGEVSTKNETPTFAMKLGLDKLEIGESFKAVELFKTLAPIAKILQGKLDSDIELSGNLTDDFSPDLLSLSGDLLANIFTREIDEQQTPVLAALDAKLDFIDLKQLNLDELKTKLSFKDGLVSVKPFTIKYKDIAISIDGGHTFDQKLNYKATMEVPAKYLGSEVNNLIAKIGEEELKDLTIPVTANIGGGYTSPQVTTDMTSGVKSLTNQLVEVQKQKLLNKGKDKAADLLKGVLSGNSKADSTKTDANTDKAKDILGGILGNKSKDSTKTKTDSVPKKEEDVVKEKAKDIIGGLFGNKKKKADTVKKDSVN; encoded by the coding sequence ATGAAAAAGAAAATTCTTAAGATTGTCGGTATCGTATTGCTGCTGATCCTTGTAGTGCTTGTTGCCGCACCATTTGTTCTCGAGGCGAAGATAGGTGAGCTGATCAAAAACAATGTGAACAATAACGTAAATGCGACCTTGGATTTTAGCGAGGCGAACCTAAGCCTTATCGCCAGTTTTCCGAACGCGGAAGTGAGCTTGGCGAATACCACCTTGATTACGAATGCCCCGTTTGAAGGCGATACGCTTTTCGCTGCCGAAGTGGTTAGCCTTAAAATGGGTATAGGGGAGCTTTTTAAGGGAGCCGATGACCCTATTGGCATTAAGAACCTAACGATTAATGGGGCAAAGTTGCATGTTAAGGTAAATGAGGAGGAACTGGCCAACTACGATATCGGAAAGGATAGCGGAAGCACCGAAAATGAGACAGCCGCTTCCGATGGCTTTACCCTAGACTTGCAATCGTATGAAATAACTGATTCTGAAGTGATTTATGATGATAGGGCCGCAGCAATACATTTGGTGGTTTCCGGCATACAGCACAAAGGTACGGGTGACTTATCGGCAACGACCTCCGAGCTGGATACGCATACCGAGGCCCTGGTTTCCTTTGAGTTGGACAGCACCAACTACCTGAACAAGAATAGTGTGCAACTCGATGCCTTGATCGGTGTAGACCTAACCGAAAACAAATATAGCTTTCTTGAAAACGAGGCGCTGGTCAATCAACTGCCTTTGGTTTTTGATGGCTTCGTAAAGGTGAATGAGGAAAATCAGGAGGTCGATATCAGTTTTAAAACGCCATCATCGGACTTCAAGAATTTCTTGGCCGTAATTCCTGCCGAATATTCCAAGAATATAGAGAATGTAAAGACTACCGGCGATTTCACCGTTACGGGTAAATTCAATGGGGTTGTGGATGAGACCCACATTCCCAAATTCGACATCAAAATCAATTCCGATAACGCCTCGTTCAAGTATCCCGATTTGCCCAAGTCGGTACGTAACGTCTTTATCGATGTCGATATCGTCAACGCCAGCGGTATTGTTGAAGATACTTACGTAACTATTGATAAACTTTCCTTTATGATCGATGAGGACAAGTTCAATATGGTCTCCAAGATTACCGATCTTATGGGGAATACGAAGGTAGACGCCCACGTTGATGGCACCATGAATCTGGCGAATATTTCCAAGGCTTATCCCGTGCCCGCCGACTTAAAGCTAAAAGGTATTTTAAATGCAGATGTGACCACGGCATTCGATATGGCATCCATAGAAAAACAACGCTATCAGAACACCAAAACCTCGGGAATGCTCAAGGTGGCCGATTTCGAATACAGCTCCCCTGAAATCCCCAATCCAGTTCGAATAAGTGCGGTGGGGATGACCTTCAACCCGACAACGGTAAGTTTGAACGAATTGAACGGAACCACGGGGACTACCGATTTTAACGCCAAGGGAACCATCAACAACCTGCTAGGTTTCATGTTTAATGATGAACAGGTAGAGGGGAATTTCGATTTGAATTCCAATACGTTCGCGTTAAAGGATTTTATGGTAGCGGACGAAGTTTCCAATGATGGGGATGGAGATGGTTCCGATCAGAAGGAGGAACCTGTTTCTTCAGAGGAAAAAATTAAAATTCCTTCCTTTCTGGACGCGAACATCAATGTGGCTGCCAATACGGTACTGTACGATAACCTAGAGCTGAAAAACGTAAAGGGAAATCTGCGTATCAAGGATGAAAAAGCGGTTTTGAGCAATATGACCTCCTCGATGTTCGATGGGAAAGTATCATTTGCCGGGGAAGTCTCCACAAAGAACGAAACGCCCACTTTTGCGATGAAGTTGGGGCTGGATAAGCTTGAGATAGGGGAGTCGTTCAAGGCCGTTGAGCTGTTCAAGACCTTGGCGCCTATTGCCAAGATTTTACAAGGAAAGCTAGATTCGGATATCGAACTGTCCGGAAACCTGACCGATGATTTCAGTCCGGACCTCTTGTCGCTAAGCGGCGATTTGTTGGCCAATATTTTTACACGAGAGATTGATGAACAGCAAACCCCGGTCTTGGCGGCACTTGATGCAAAGTTGGACTTTATAGACCTGAAACAGTTGAATTTGGACGAGTTAAAAACCAAATTGTCCTTTAAAGACGGTTTGGTAAGTGTTAAGCCGTTTACCATAAAGTATAAAGACATTGCGATTAGTATTGACGGTGGCCATACCTTCGACCAAAAACTGAACTACAAGGCCACTATGGAGGTGCCTGCCAAATATTTGGGAAGTGAAGTAAACAATCTAATCGCCAAAATCGGTGAAGAGGAATTGAAGGACCTGACAATTCCGGTTACGGCCAATATCGGAGGAGGATATACCAGTCCGCAGGTAACTACCGACATGACATCGGGAGTAAAATCGTTGACGAATCAATTGGTGGAAGTACAAAAGCAAAAATTGTTGAACAAGGGCAAAGACAAGGCAGCCGACCTCTTGAAGGGCGTTTTAAGCGGGAATTCGAAAGCCGATTCTACCAAGACCGATGCGAACACCGACAAAGCAAAAGATATTTTAGGCGGAATTTTAGGAAACAAATCGAAAGATTCCACCAAGACCAAAACGGATTCGGTACCCAAAAAGGAGGAAGATGTCGTTAAGGAAAAAGCCAAGGATATTATCGGAGGCTTATTCGGAAACAAGAAAAAGAAGGCAGATACCGTTAAGAAGGATTCCGTAAATTAA
- a CDS encoding queuosine precursor transporter — MTLKDQRLAYKIYLYLGALFITSLVVSNLIFQKFFYWNPFGEITVFGASLFEVSVGILPYPITFLITDLISEIYGRKKANQIVTTGIFASFFSMGIILVADIAPAIENSPINDALFTKVFALSPVAVLASMIAYLFAQYVDIALYHFWKRLTKGKHLWLRNNFSTFLSQFIDTFTVVGLLCVFKVLPWDIFFGLVVSGFLFKVFIAFIDTPFLYFFVYLFRKRFGLAEGEEIKLEV, encoded by the coding sequence ATGACGCTAAAAGACCAAAGACTAGCATATAAGATTTACCTCTACCTTGGGGCCCTGTTCATCACCTCTTTGGTGGTGTCGAACCTTATATTTCAAAAGTTCTTTTATTGGAATCCTTTTGGGGAAATCACTGTTTTCGGCGCATCTTTATTTGAAGTATCCGTAGGTATTTTACCCTATCCGATCACCTTCCTGATTACCGATTTGATATCCGAGATCTATGGGCGAAAAAAAGCGAACCAAATCGTGACCACGGGTATTTTCGCTTCCTTTTTTTCCATGGGGATTATTTTGGTAGCCGATATCGCCCCGGCCATAGAAAATTCCCCTATTAACGATGCACTTTTTACCAAGGTGTTCGCCTTGTCGCCGGTGGCGGTTTTGGCCTCGATGATCGCCTATCTATTCGCGCAGTATGTCGATATTGCCCTTTATCATTTTTGGAAACGCCTGACCAAGGGGAAGCACCTTTGGTTACGCAACAATTTTTCGACCTTCCTCTCACAATTTATCGATACGTTTACCGTGGTCGGTTTACTGTGCGTGTTCAAGGTGTTGCCTTGGGATATCTTTTTCGGACTTGTCGTAAGCGGGTTTCTTTTTAAGGTTTTTATAGCTTTTATCGACACCCCTTTCCTGTATTTTTTCGTATATCTGTTTAGAAAGCGTTTCGGCCTTGCCGAAGGGGAGGAAATAAAGCTAGAAGTATAA
- the sppA gene encoding signal peptide peptidase SppA, whose protein sequence is MNFLRNLLAAILGTLIALGIVFVMFIIFASLLGNTEDNVSVKKNSILELRLDYPIQDYVGNVEADPFSGIFGFSQGLDEILQAIAVAKNDEDIRGISLNNNFLMAGLAQTKAIRDALEDFKQEGKFVYSFADFYLQKDYYLASVSDSIFLNPVGALDFKGLSSEVLFFKELQEKTGIKMEVIRHGKYKSAVEPFIANEMSDANRTQIKELIGSLWDDMVEDISTGRKMSRENLNIIADTLGGRTSDHAKASGLVDELVFYDEYEQVLKNALGLESKDDLNLVQLEDYVTRSNKRGKNTGTEKIAVIYAQGEIIYGEGSQEAIGQGIMIEAIRKAKNDKTVKAIVLRVDSPGGSALTSDIIWRELELAKAEKPFVVSMGNVAASGGYYIAAGAHKIFAEPTTITGSIGVFGTVPNIAELANDIGVNAEQVGTNRNSVEYSLFEPMSDTFRNTVQEGIEEVYETFLDRVSKGRGITIAEADSLAQGRVWSGTDAKRLGLVDELGNLNDAITEAAEQAGLSSYGIKKFPRYKTGFEKLMEDLGGASTQAKQNFIEEEIGTEAFTILKQVKSAMEQKGVQARMPFVLDIK, encoded by the coding sequence ATGAATTTTTTAAGAAACTTGTTAGCGGCCATCTTGGGTACCTTAATTGCCCTCGGTATCGTGTTCGTTATGTTTATCATCTTTGCCAGTTTACTCGGAAATACCGAGGATAATGTATCGGTAAAGAAGAACTCCATATTGGAATTACGATTGGATTATCCGATACAAGACTATGTGGGCAATGTTGAGGCAGATCCGTTCAGCGGGATTTTTGGTTTTTCGCAAGGCTTGGATGAAATCCTTCAGGCGATAGCCGTTGCCAAGAACGATGAGGATATTCGCGGAATCAGTTTAAACAACAATTTTCTTATGGCCGGCCTGGCCCAGACAAAGGCTATTCGCGATGCCTTAGAGGATTTTAAGCAAGAGGGCAAATTCGTTTATTCGTTTGCCGATTTTTACTTGCAAAAAGACTACTACCTTGCCAGTGTTTCGGACAGTATCTTTTTAAACCCTGTGGGAGCATTGGATTTTAAGGGGCTTTCCTCGGAAGTGCTTTTCTTTAAGGAGCTTCAGGAAAAGACGGGTATTAAAATGGAGGTCATTCGGCACGGAAAATACAAGAGTGCCGTAGAACCCTTTATCGCCAATGAGATGAGCGATGCCAACAGAACCCAGATAAAGGAATTGATCGGTTCATTATGGGACGATATGGTGGAGGATATTTCAACGGGTAGGAAAATGAGTCGTGAAAACCTCAATATAATCGCCGATACCCTGGGTGGGCGAACTTCCGATCATGCCAAGGCTTCAGGTCTCGTCGACGAACTCGTTTTTTACGATGAATACGAACAGGTACTAAAGAACGCCTTGGGTCTTGAAAGTAAGGATGACTTGAACCTTGTACAGCTAGAGGACTATGTCACGCGATCGAACAAGAGAGGAAAAAACACCGGCACCGAAAAGATTGCGGTAATTTACGCGCAGGGTGAAATTATATATGGCGAAGGTAGCCAAGAAGCCATAGGGCAGGGTATTATGATCGAGGCCATTCGCAAGGCCAAGAACGACAAGACGGTCAAGGCCATTGTATTGCGGGTAGATTCCCCGGGAGGTAGCGCCCTCACCTCGGATATTATTTGGCGTGAACTGGAGTTGGCCAAGGCCGAGAAGCCCTTTGTGGTCTCTATGGGGAATGTAGCCGCCTCCGGAGGATATTATATCGCGGCAGGAGCCCATAAAATATTTGCAGAGCCCACCACCATTACCGGATCTATCGGAGTGTTCGGAACAGTGCCGAATATTGCCGAATTGGCAAATGATATCGGTGTCAATGCCGAACAGGTGGGGACGAATAGAAATTCCGTCGAATATTCTTTATTCGAGCCCATGAGCGATACGTTCAGAAATACGGTGCAGGAAGGTATCGAAGAGGTTTACGAAACGTTCTTGGACCGTGTTTCTAAAGGTCGGGGTATCACCATTGCCGAGGCCGATAGTCTGGCCCAAGGCCGTGTATGGAGTGGCACCGACGCTAAACGCCTAGGATTGGTAGATGAATTGGGCAATCTGAACGATGCCATTACCGAAGCGGCCGAACAGGCAGGTCTTTCTTCTTATGGGATCAAGAAATTCCCGAGATACAAAACCGGTTTTGAAAAGTTGATGGAAGATTTGGGTGGTGCCAGTACTCAAGCGAAACAAAACTTTATAGAAGAAGAAATCGGTACCGAGGCATTCACTATTCTGAAACAGGTAAAATCGGCCATGGAACAAAAAGGAGTACAGGCCAGAATGCCTTTTGTGCTGGATATTAAATGA